The following are encoded together in the Vespa velutina chromosome 3, iVesVel2.1, whole genome shotgun sequence genome:
- the LOC124947606 gene encoding RING-type E3 ubiquitin-protein ligase PPIL2, protein MGKRQHQKDKMYLTYTEWTTLYGGKRSGPLESSEDTTFRRLPYDHCCLSLKPFEHPYCDVLGHIFELEPLLEYVKRFKHNPVTGKSLDPKTLIKLNFYKNAQGQYHCPVLFKPFTKHSHIVAIKTTGNVMSWEAVEQLNIKTRNWKDLVNDEPFTRKDIITIQDPNNVTKFNLSTFHHIKNNIRVEDEETIRERSDPTAKLKTVSMETKEILAELKRDYKEPEIKEETNKLQADKFNAAHYSTGAVAAGFTSTVMPRETTHQAAVIAEDLVRYERVKKKGYVRLLTNFGALNLELHCDLVPKTCENFVKHCQNGYYNGTKFHRSIRNFMIQGGDPTNTGNGGTSIWNKAFEDEFKPNLIHQGRGILSMANSGPNTNGSQFFITFRSCRHLDRKHTVFGKIVGGLETLNTIEKIEVDNKDRPIEDIIIQGVLVFVDPFQEAEEQLIAERAAEAEKLAQEASKSKNADKKEGSDILKIYRSGVGKYLKINKDENTDKDEPLTVEPAFKKKKVITNSFGNFSSW, encoded by the exons ATGGGGAAACGACAACATcagaaagataaaat GTATTTAACATATACAGAATGGACAACATTATATGGTGGAAAAAGATCAGGTCCTCTGGAATCTAGTGAAGATACTACGTTTCGACGTTTACCTTATGATCACTGTTGTCTGAGTTTAAAACCATTTGAACATCCTTATTGCGACGTGCTAGGACACATCTTTGAATTAGAACCACTTTTGGAATatgtaaaaagatttaaacatAATCCTGTAACAGGAAAATCTTTAGATcctaaaacattaataaaattaaacttcTACAAAAATGCACAAGGACAATATCACTGTCCGGTTCTTTTCAAACCGTTTACGAAACATTCGCATATTGTTGCTATTAAAACAACAGGAAATGTAATGTCGTGGGAG gCAGTAGAACAGTTAAATATAAAGACACGTAACTGGAAGGATTTAGTAAATGATGAGCCTTTTACAAGAAAGGATATAATTACTATTCAAGATCCAAATAATGTAACAAAGTTTAATTTATCGACATTtcatcatattaaaaataatataagagtTGAAGATGAAG agaCTATAAGAGAAAGATCTGATCCAACTGCAAAACTAAAAACAGTGTCTATggagacaaaagaaatattggcagaattaaaaagagattataaagaaccagaaattaaagaagaaactaATAAACTGCAAGCTGATAAATTCAATgct GCTCATTATTCGACTGGTGCTGTAGCTGCAGGTTTTACCTCTACGGTAATGCCAAGAGAAACAACTCATCAAGCTGCAGTAATTGCAGAAGACTTAGTTCGATATGAACGGGTTAAAAAGAAag gaTACGTAAGATTACTCACGAACTTTGGTGCCTTGAACTTAGAACTTCATTGTGATCTTGTACCAAAAACATGTGAAAATTTTGTGAAACATTGTCAAAATGGTTATTATAATGGTACAAAATTTCACAGATCCATACGAAACTTTatg attCAGGGAGGAGATCCAACGAATACCGGTAATGGTGGAACATCTATTTGGAATAAAGCTTTTGAAGATGAATTTAAACCAAATTTAATTCATCAAGGAAGAGGTATTCTTTCAATGGCTAATTCAGGACCAAATACAAATGGATCTCAATT TTTTATCACGTTCCGATCGTGTCGACATCTTGATCGAAAACACACTGTTTTTGGAAAAATTGTTGGAGGTTTAGAAACGTTAAATACCATAGAAAAAATCGAAGTAGACAATAAAGATAGACCGATCGAAGATATCATAATACAAGGAGTATTAGTCTTCGTAGATCCTTTTCAGGAAGCCGAGGAACAATTAATTGCCGAAAGAGCGGCAGAGGCAGAAAAATTGGCACAGGAAGcgagtaaaagtaaaaatgcagataaaaaggaagggagcgatattctaaaaatttatcgttcgGGCGTAGGCaaatatttgaagataaaCAAAGACGAGAA TACAGACAAAGATGAACCATTGACCGTAGAGCCAgcttttaagaagaaaaaagttataacgaattcttttggaaatttttcttcttggtag
- the LOC124947612 gene encoding ubiquitin-conjugating enzyme E2-24 kDa isoform X1 has protein sequence MNDRERETTRRTNMSSGAGSSGTGRGRGSSLADNKPENKETKPNPKMSKALGTSAKRIQKELAEITLDPPPNCSAGPKGDNLYEWVSTILGPPGSVYEGGVFFLDIHFSPEYPFKPPKVTFRTRIYHCNINSQGVICLDILKDNWSPALTISKVLLSICSLLTDCNPADPLVGSIATQYLQNREEHDRIARLWTKRYAT, from the exons ATGAATGATCGCGAGAGGGAGACGACGAGGAGGAC AAACATGTCGTCCGGGGCAGGGTCAAGTGGAACTGGAAGAGGTCGTGGTTCATCGTTGGCAGACAATAAGccagaaaataaagaaaccaAGCCAAATCCAAAGATGTCAAAAGCTCTAGGAACTTCTGCTAAAAG GATACAGAAAGAATTGGCTGAAATCACATTAGATCCACCTCCAAATTGCAG tgCAGGGCCAAAAGGAGATAATTTGTATGAGTGGGTATCTACGATATTGGGTCCTCCAGGTTCTGTATACGAAGGAGGTGTATTTTTTCTTGACATACACTTTTCTCCAGAATACCCTTTTAAGCCTCCAAAG GTCACATTCCGAACACGTATTTATCATTGCAATATTAACAGTCAAGGAGTGATCTGTTTGGATATATTGAAAGACAATTGGTCTCCTGCACTTACAATTTCGAAAGTGTTACTTTCTATATGCTCCCTTCTCACAGACTGTAATCCAG CTGATCCTTTAGTGGGTAGTATAGCAACACAATATTTACAAAACAGAGAAGAACACGATCGCATAGCACGGCTATGGACCAAGCGTTATGCTACATGA
- the LOC124947612 gene encoding ubiquitin-conjugating enzyme E2-24 kDa isoform X2, which translates to MSSGAGSSGTGRGRGSSLADNKPENKETKPNPKMSKALGTSAKRIQKELAEITLDPPPNCSAGPKGDNLYEWVSTILGPPGSVYEGGVFFLDIHFSPEYPFKPPKVTFRTRIYHCNINSQGVICLDILKDNWSPALTISKVLLSICSLLTDCNPADPLVGSIATQYLQNREEHDRIARLWTKRYAT; encoded by the exons ATGTCGTCCGGGGCAGGGTCAAGTGGAACTGGAAGAGGTCGTGGTTCATCGTTGGCAGACAATAAGccagaaaataaagaaaccaAGCCAAATCCAAAGATGTCAAAAGCTCTAGGAACTTCTGCTAAAAG GATACAGAAAGAATTGGCTGAAATCACATTAGATCCACCTCCAAATTGCAG tgCAGGGCCAAAAGGAGATAATTTGTATGAGTGGGTATCTACGATATTGGGTCCTCCAGGTTCTGTATACGAAGGAGGTGTATTTTTTCTTGACATACACTTTTCTCCAGAATACCCTTTTAAGCCTCCAAAG GTCACATTCCGAACACGTATTTATCATTGCAATATTAACAGTCAAGGAGTGATCTGTTTGGATATATTGAAAGACAATTGGTCTCCTGCACTTACAATTTCGAAAGTGTTACTTTCTATATGCTCCCTTCTCACAGACTGTAATCCAG CTGATCCTTTAGTGGGTAGTATAGCAACACAATATTTACAAAACAGAGAAGAACACGATCGCATAGCACGGCTATGGACCAAGCGTTATGCTACATGA
- the LOC124947609 gene encoding CD63 antigen-like has product MVSGTMACVKYLLFLFNLIFAITGIVFISVGAVILVVYSGYKNFVDSWFFAAPVLMIIVGIVVFLVSFFGCCGAIKENHCMLITYSVFLMIIFALELGAGISGYVMRNEVDSMLLNRMNTTFYQYKSDENIRKSWDIMQYDLRCCGIENPGDWAKLNYTDNIIPDSCCTEISAGDKCDSNSVHSNGDGCMFKLQQTIKYNSLALASVGIGIALTQLIGVTFACCLARSIRREYETVETTAH; this is encoded by the exons ATGGTGTCCGGCACTATGGCTTGCGTGAAATACCTGCTATTCCTTTTCAACTTGATATTCGCG ATTACCGGTATCGTCTTCATATCCGTGGGCGCAGTAATATTGGTCGTTTACAGTGGTTACAAAAACTTCGTCGACAGCTGGTTCTTCGCTGCACCTGTTTTAATGATAATCGTTGGCATTGTAGTCTTCCTGGTGTCGTTCTTTGGTTGTTGCGGAGCAATAAAGGAAAATCATTGCATGTTGATAACA tacTCGGTCTTCTTGATGATTATTTTTGCACTGGAATTGGGTGCAGGCATTTCAGGCTACGTAATGCGTAATGAGGTGGATTCGATGTTGCTTAATCGTATGAATACAACCTTTTATCAATACAAAAGCGATGAAAACATTCGTAAATCCTGGGACATCATGCAATACgac ttacgaTGCTGCGGTATAGAGAATCCAGGAGATTGGGCCAAACTTAATTACACGGATAATATAATACCGGATTCTTGTTGTACGGAAATTTCTGCCGGTGATAAATGTGATTCGAATTCGGTTCATTCCAATGGTGATGGCTGTATGTTCAAGTTACAACAGACCATTAAGTACAATTCTTTGGCTTTAGCATCCGTTGGTATAGGAATTGCTCTTACTCag TTGATCGGAGTAACCTTTGCGTGCTGTTTGGCTCGCTCAATTCGTCGCGAGTACGAGACTGT CGAAACCACAGCACACTGA